In Methanobrevibacter sp. TMH8, a single genomic region encodes these proteins:
- a CDS encoding YhbY family RNA-binding protein — protein sequence MMNRALNSMTINIGKAGINDNVIEEVKRQLKANEIVKLRFAKNIANDKEAYITAMVEKTRSKLVDLRGNVAVIYKKKP from the coding sequence ATGATGAATAGGGCTCTCAATTCCATGACAATTAATATTGGAAAAGCTGGAATTAATGATAATGTTATTGAAGAAGTAAAAAGACAGCTTAAAGCAAATGAAATTGTCAAATTAAGATTTGCTAAAAATATAGCAAATGATAAAGAAGCTTATATTACAGCAATGGTTGAAAAAACAAGATCTAAACTTGTTGATTTAAGAGGAAATGTTGCTGTAATTTACAAGAAAAAACCTTAA
- a CDS encoding 30S ribosomal protein S19e: MTTVYDVPADLLIDQVAKDLNENNDKISAPEWTTLVKTGVHKERKPENVDWWYVRCASILRRVYIDGPVGINSLRTFYGGKKDRGVTPETFRKGSGAIVRGALHQLEDAGYIQKIDAGRIVTSEGKSFLDKTSGEIIKDIPELEKY, translated from the coding sequence ATGACTACTGTATATGATGTACCTGCTGATTTATTAATAGATCAAGTTGCAAAAGATTTAAATGAAAATAATGATAAAATTTCCGCTCCAGAATGGACTACTTTAGTCAAGACTGGTGTTCACAAAGAAAGAAAACCAGAAAATGTTGACTGGTGGTATGTAAGATGTGCTTCTATTTTAAGAAGAGTTTACATTGATGGTCCTGTTGGAATTAATAGTTTAAGAACTTTCTATGGTGGAAAAAAAGATAGAGGAGTTACTCCAGAAACTTTCAGAAAAGGTAGTGGGGCTATTGTTAGAGGAGCTTTACACCAACTTGAAGATGCTGGATATATCCAAAAAATAGATGCTGGAAGAATTGTTACCTCTGAAGGTAAATCTTTCTTAGATAAAACTTCTGGAGAAATCATTAAAGATATTCCAGAACTCGAGAAATACTGA
- a CDS encoding GTP-binding protein yields the protein MDIDEKIKKIEDEIQKTPYNKATSHHIGKLKAKISKLKEESLQRKSSGTKGKGFHVKKSGDSTAVLVGFPSVGKSTLLNELTNAESKVGAYQFTTLDIIPGIMEYRGAKIQIFDIPGIITGASGGKGRGREILSVARTADLIIIVLDVFNPQHLDIIMRELRDIGIRPNENKPDVTVRRKKLGGVNVSSTEKLTHLDEATIRSIINEYGMHNADVLIRGDVTMDQFIDALESNRAYVPAIVVLNKVDLVDESYIEELKKSIHDFIPISADKKLNLDYLRDQIFENLNLIRVYLKPQGRKADYEDPLIVKKGSTVIDICGKLHREFVRNFRHAKVWGSSVKFPGQKIGPDHVLDDKDVLRIIVKK from the coding sequence ATGGATATTGATGAAAAAATAAAGAAGATTGAGGATGAAATTCAAAAAACTCCTTATAATAAAGCTACTTCTCACCATATTGGAAAGCTTAAAGCTAAAATATCAAAATTAAAAGAAGAATCTTTACAAAGAAAAAGTTCTGGAACTAAAGGTAAAGGGTTTCATGTAAAGAAATCTGGAGATTCTACTGCAGTACTTGTTGGATTTCCTTCTGTTGGAAAATCTACTCTTCTTAATGAATTAACTAATGCTGAGTCAAAAGTAGGGGCTTATCAATTTACAACTCTTGACATTATTCCAGGTATCATGGAATATAGAGGAGCTAAAATTCAAATATTTGATATTCCTGGGATTATTACTGGTGCTTCTGGTGGAAAAGGTAGGGGAAGAGAGATTCTTTCGGTTGCTAGAACAGCAGATTTAATTATTATTGTTCTTGATGTTTTTAATCCTCAGCATTTAGATATAATCATGCGAGAATTACGTGATATAGGAATTCGTCCTAATGAAAATAAGCCTGATGTTACAGTTAGAAGAAAAAAATTGGGTGGTGTCAATGTATCTTCTACTGAAAAATTAACTCATCTTGATGAAGCTACAATAAGATCTATTATAAATGAATATGGGATGCACAATGCTGATGTTTTAATTCGTGGAGATGTAACAATGGATCAATTCATTGATGCATTAGAATCTAATAGAGCTTATGTTCCAGCTATAGTTGTTTTAAATAAGGTAGATCTTGTGGATGAAAGTTACATTGAAGAATTAAAGAAATCTATCCATGATTTTATTCCAATTTCTGCAGATAAGAAATTAAATCTTGATTATCTAAGAGATCAAATATTTGAAAACCTTAATTTAATCAGAGTATATTTAAAACCACAGGGTAGAAAGGCTGATTATGAAGATCCTCTTATAGTTAAAAAAGGATCTACTGTAATTGATATTTGTGGAAAATTACATAGGGAATTTGTGAGAAATTTCAGACATGCTAAAGTTTGGGGAAGCTCTGTAAAATTTCCAGGGCAAAAAATAGGTCCAGATCATGTCTTAGATGATAAAGATGTTTTAAGAATTATTGTTAAGAAGTGA
- a CDS encoding adenylate kinase family protein, whose amino-acid sequence MNNINNIILFITGTPGVGKTTIADNLNGILNKKYDSKLIKINELAIENNLIKGKDLEKGYKIVDIDKLSKKLNKTIDYFFSDDDIPKIVIVEGHLSHLCSIEINKDNTVNHIFKVIVLRLNPNILQKRLNARDYSEDKIHENLEAEALGVCSVEAYENHGNNVNEINTTNLEVKDILSLVESILFDEKQFPVGDVDFMQWILD is encoded by the coding sequence GTGAATAATATTAATAATATAATCCTTTTCATAACTGGGACTCCAGGGGTTGGAAAAACTACAATAGCTGATAATCTTAATGGTATTTTAAATAAGAAATATGATTCTAAACTTATTAAAATTAATGAATTGGCTATTGAAAATAATTTAATAAAAGGTAAAGATTTAGAAAAAGGATATAAAATTGTTGATATTGATAAACTTTCTAAAAAGCTCAATAAAACTATTGATTATTTTTTTAGTGATGATGATATTCCTAAAATAGTTATTGTTGAAGGACATCTTTCACATCTTTGTAGTATTGAAATTAATAAAGATAATACTGTTAATCATATATTTAAAGTAATTGTACTTAGATTAAACCCAAATATTCTTCAAAAAAGACTAAATGCTCGAGATTATTCTGAAGATAAAATTCATGAAAACTTAGAAGCTGAAGCTTTAGGAGTTTGTTCTGTTGAAGCTTATGAAAATCATGGAAATAATGTTAATGAAATTAATACTACTAATTTAGAAGTTAAAGACATTTTAAGTCTTGTTGAATCTATTTTATTCGATGAAAAACAGTTTCCAGTAGGAGATGTTGATTTTATGCAGTGGATTTTAGATTAA
- a CDS encoding dolichyl-diphosphooligosaccharide--protein glycosyltransferase subunit STT3, with the protein MDRDKLMSILKAVAIVVVIVAFVSFLRFQSADLSVLPADQQGYYKDSSGLPYFTEMDSYYNLRMTQNYMQYGHMGDEILNGTPWDTLSYAPDGRSADYRPMIVYVTSFLYYIANMFSNMSLTEVAFYATAIISPLAAIPAFIIVRRVTNNYGGATAALIVALAPNYFSHTFVGFFDTDMFNVVLPLFLVLFFIESIRSSKLLYRIIYIILTVFTMVLFSLAWDGYVFYLGMLVIFFLVYLALGFILKVGMIKPIKDYSNILSWFVDQKEIFSIVAIALIGFIGLALTNGFDSVIQAPFSLIGATQIQSLASAAAYPNVYISVAELQIPNLLYGGISGAFSANAGGVINGVGGIVAVFGAFAILILMAQKLWKLRSIKTVNGKNKKPPKGQRKSASKVKESKEKGAIIEFTMDDVKSMDDINKSKRETLLYLTLFGVWILLSAIAVTQGSRFIMVLMIPLGLCVGLFAGYAVTYVKNKLEDKNKLMAIAIGGSLLTFYPILQTLTIFAPLFKISSAMAIIIPIVILLAMIGISALLIYGYKEIKSSKYAKTAVMLIIISALVSPSIFGAYQVSESVIPSTSDPMWNAMTWINENTTNDTTLASWWDFGYLFEIASERPTLFDGGSQTGIRAFWTGKALTTNDTNLSAAIFQMMAYSGDNASQLLDNYTNDSGKSAEILENTLTLSAEEAKNKMVDTYGLTSVQADKIVNMTHPTNPTPVIFVASSDMLQKAGWWTYFGNWDFNIQNSSGYQYFVSTTPVKLQQIANGIYQANITNLEENGILYQTKVTSGTANNTTNATTTAVYQNGTPVVTQNNTTFNPFTVNRLILIEDGIVWKNQTVNESGNYTLLVIGDNGTYTSIIMSKELENSMFTKLFILNGFGQDAFQLVHVEDGISLWKINGIPTLRNETGSANTTT; encoded by the coding sequence ATGGATAGAGATAAACTAATGTCGATATTAAAGGCAGTAGCGATAGTAGTGGTAATAGTCGCATTTGTTTCCTTTTTAAGGTTTCAATCTGCTGATTTATCAGTTCTTCCTGCTGACCAGCAAGGTTATTACAAAGATTCTAGTGGACTTCCTTACTTTACTGAGATGGATTCATACTACAACTTACGTATGACACAAAATTACATGCAATATGGACATATGGGTGATGAAATTCTAAATGGGACTCCATGGGATACACTTTCATATGCTCCAGATGGTAGAAGTGCAGACTATCGTCCAATGATTGTATATGTCACATCTTTCTTATATTACATTGCCAATATGTTTTCGAATATGTCATTGACAGAGGTTGCATTTTATGCTACAGCAATAATATCTCCTCTTGCTGCAATACCTGCATTTATAATAGTTAGGAGAGTTACAAATAATTATGGTGGTGCAACAGCTGCGTTGATAGTTGCTCTGGCACCTAATTATTTCTCTCACACATTTGTAGGGTTCTTTGATACAGATATGTTTAATGTAGTTTTACCATTATTCTTAGTTCTATTCTTTATTGAAAGTATAAGGTCGAGTAAATTACTTTATAGAATAATTTATATTATATTAACTGTTTTCACAATGGTATTATTCTCTTTGGCATGGGATGGTTATGTATTTTATTTAGGTATGCTAGTTATCTTTTTCCTAGTATATTTAGCTCTAGGATTTATACTCAAAGTAGGAATGATTAAACCAATAAAAGATTATTCTAACATTCTTTCGTGGTTTGTAGATCAAAAAGAGATTTTTTCAATTGTAGCCATTGCACTAATTGGATTTATTGGGCTCGCATTAACGAATGGTTTCGATTCTGTTATTCAAGCACCTTTTAGTCTTATTGGTGCTACTCAGATTCAATCATTAGCATCTGCAGCTGCATACCCTAATGTATATATATCTGTTGCAGAGCTACAGATTCCGAACCTTCTTTATGGAGGAATATCAGGGGCTTTTTCAGCTAATGCAGGAGGAGTAATTAATGGTGTAGGTGGAATCGTAGCTGTTTTCGGAGCATTTGCTATATTAATTCTTATGGCTCAAAAATTATGGAAATTACGTTCAATTAAAACAGTTAATGGTAAAAATAAAAAACCACCAAAAGGTCAAAGAAAATCTGCTTCTAAAGTTAAAGAAAGTAAAGAAAAAGGAGCTATTATTGAATTCACTATGGATGATGTTAAATCAATGGATGATATAAATAAGAGTAAACGTGAAACATTACTTTATTTAACTCTATTTGGTGTATGGATTTTATTATCTGCAATAGCTGTTACTCAAGGTTCAAGATTTATTATGGTATTAATGATACCATTAGGACTTTGTGTAGGTTTATTTGCAGGTTATGCTGTTACATATGTTAAAAATAAGTTAGAAGATAAGAACAAATTAATGGCTATAGCTATTGGAGGATCTTTATTAACATTTTATCCAATTTTACAAACTTTAACAATATTTGCTCCATTATTTAAAATATCATCTGCTATGGCAATTATAATTCCAATAGTTATACTTTTAGCAATGATTGGAATTTCAGCTTTATTGATTTATGGATATAAAGAAATAAAAAGTTCTAAGTATGCAAAGACAGCTGTAATGCTTATAATAATTTCAGCTCTTGTATCTCCTTCAATATTTGGTGCTTATCAAGTATCAGAATCTGTTATTCCGAGTACTAGTGATCCAATGTGGAATGCCATGACTTGGATAAATGAGAACACTACTAATGATACTACTCTTGCATCTTGGTGGGATTTCGGTTACTTATTTGAAATTGCTTCAGAAAGACCAACATTGTTTGATGGTGGTTCTCAGACAGGTATAAGGGCATTTTGGACAGGTAAGGCTCTTACAACGAATGATACGAATCTATCGGCAGCTATATTCCAAATGATGGCATATAGTGGTGATAATGCAAGTCAACTCCTTGATAACTATACTAATGATAGTGGGAAATCAGCTGAAATTCTTGAAAATACTCTAACTTTGTCTGCAGAAGAAGCTAAAAATAAAATGGTGGATACATATGGTTTAACTTCGGTTCAAGCCGATAAAATTGTCAATATGACTCATCCAACAAATCCTACTCCAGTTATATTTGTAGCGAGTTCGGATATGCTTCAAAAAGCTGGTTGGTGGACGTACTTTGGAAATTGGGATTTCAATATTCAAAATAGTTCGGGTTACCAATATTTTGTTTCCACTACTCCAGTTAAACTTCAACAAATTGCTAATGGTATTTATCAAGCCAATATTACTAATTTGGAAGAAAATGGTATTTTATATCAAACAAAAGTTACAAGTGGAACAGCAAATAACACTACTAATGCAACTACTACAGCTGTATATCAAAATGGAACTCCTGTTGTAACTCAAAATAATACAACTTTTAATCCATTTACAGTTAATAGATTGATTCTTATTGAGGACGGTATAGTATGGAAAAACCAGACTGTTAATGAAAGTGGAAATTACACATTACTTGTAATTGGTGATAATGGAACATACACATCTATTATTATGAGTAAAGAGCTTGAAAATTCAATGTTTACAAAACTCTTTATACTAAATGGATTTGGTCAGGATGCATTCCAATTGGTTCATGTAGAAGACGGAATTTCTCTGTGGAAAATAAATGGAATACCAACATTGAGAAATGAAACAGGATCTGCCAATACTACGACTTAG
- a CDS encoding ribonuclease P protein component 4 codes for MRRGRRPKWMIDIAIERMDILFSIAKKEFSTNPERSHRYVSLARKISKKYNTKIPPKWGRSYCKTCYKFLSPGNNSSVRLVNGEVNIKCHECDCIMKIPYKKEKKEKRRAKIEYYINKKRNDE; via the coding sequence TTGCGAAGAGGAAGAAGACCTAAATGGATGATTGATATAGCTATTGAACGTATGGATATATTGTTTTCAATTGCTAAAAAAGAATTTTCAACCAATCCTGAAAGATCACATAGATATGTGAGCTTAGCTCGTAAAATATCTAAAAAATATAATACTAAAATCCCTCCTAAATGGGGGCGTAGCTATTGTAAGACTTGCTACAAATTTTTGTCTCCTGGAAATAACTCATCAGTTAGATTAGTTAATGGAGAAGTAAATATTAAATGTCACGAATGTGATTGCATAATGAAAATTCCTTATAAAAAGGAAAAAAAAGAAAAAAGGAGAGCTAAAATTGAGTACTACATTAACAAAAAAAGAAATGATGAATAG
- a CDS encoding TATA-box-binding protein — MTDVDIKIENIVASAAIGKDIELTEVSKALEGVDFNREQFPGLVFKLKEPKTAALIFSSGKLVCTGAKSIDDSILAIHKTVDLMRTVDKDIPHEYEIKIQNIVASANLEATLNLEAVALELENTEYEPEQFPGLVYRLQDPKVVLLLFGSGKVVCTGAKTKDDAKLGVERAYDRLSELDLI, encoded by the coding sequence TTGACCGATGTTGATATAAAGATAGAGAACATTGTTGCTTCTGCTGCTATTGGAAAGGACATAGAACTTACTGAAGTTTCTAAAGCATTAGAAGGGGTTGATTTTAATCGAGAACAGTTTCCAGGATTAGTTTTTAAACTAAAAGAACCTAAGACTGCAGCACTTATTTTTAGCTCAGGTAAATTGGTTTGTACTGGAGCTAAATCTATAGATGATTCTATTTTAGCTATACACAAAACTGTTGATCTAATGAGGACTGTTGATAAAGATATTCCTCATGAATATGAGATTAAAATTCAAAATATTGTTGCTTCTGCCAACTTGGAAGCTACATTAAATCTAGAAGCTGTAGCTCTAGAATTAGAAAATACGGAATATGAACCTGAACAATTCCCAGGTTTAGTTTACCGTTTACAAGACCCTAAAGTTGTTTTATTATTATTCGGCTCAGGCAAAGTTGTTTGTACTGGTGCCAAAACTAAAGATGATGCTAAGCTGGGAGTAGAAAGGGCATACGACCGACTTAGCGAGTTGGACTTAATATAA
- a CDS encoding DNA-binding protein — translation MSDLDELRRKRMQELQQQAAANENQQAQQAQQQMQQQQMQQEMEAQKRQLMMQILTPEARSRLANLRLTKPEFVEQIEIQLIQLAQSGRMKGKITDDQLKVLLQQISGQKREINISRK, via the coding sequence ATGAGTGATCTTGATGAATTGCGCCGTAAAAGAATGCAAGAGTTACAACAACAGGCTGCTGCTAATGAAAATCAACAAGCACAGCAAGCACAACAGCAAATGCAGCAACAGCAAATGCAACAAGAAATGGAAGCACAAAAAAGGCAGTTGATGATGCAGATTTTGACTCCAGAAGCTCGAAGTAGATTAGCTAACCTCAGATTAACTAAACCAGAGTTCGTTGAGCAAATCGAAATTCAACTGATTCAATTGGCTCAAAGCGGAAGAATGAAAGGTAAAATAACTGATGATCAGTTAAAAGTTTTACTTCAGCAGATATCTGGTCAAAAAAGAGAGATTAATATCTCTCGTAAATAA
- the topA gene encoding DNA topoisomerase I, whose product MHEVIICEKPKSAEKIAQALSSSPTKLKYGKKVNYWEIDEKDKKITIISAVGHLYSLTPKNQKEKVYFDLKWVPAYETQKNLNYVKDYVYAIKKLGKGADKYIHACDYDIEGTLIGFNALKYACGEDSINITSRMKFSTLTKKDLLEAYNNQIELDIPQVDGGIARHIVDFYFGVNISKALTGAVRKAKYKYLQLSAGRVQTPTLTILVDREKEIQKFVPEPYWLIKALLDNKSEKEDIVADHVEGKIFDKKRAENIFESCQGADATIDKVKISETTRKPPIPFNLGGLQSEAHTVFGFSPKKTQTIAQNLYTEGYTSYPRTSSQKLPESLEFDKIFKQLSSNEAFKKHIDELNQKTKPNEGKKTDAAHPAIHPTGIVPTKLDTDSAKIYELIVYRFISVFSEDSKLETLRCDLSVDQEKFFFKRKRVSYMGWLSHYPFRKIEEDIFPPLKKGEKIKVNEILSEEKETKPPARYNEASLIKELEKRELGTKATRADIIAKLYDRKYISGKKIEVNQLGMNIIDNLREYCKNLTSEELTRDLEKELEGIMANKVSKDKVVEDAKKEVLDILDDIDKNNLKIGEGLYNAYQESRIVGKCACGGNLVVRFSPKTKSSFVGCSNYPDCNTIYSLPKGSEVLRGKCEKCGLPTISFGRGKSRRKACLDPKCGVDHSQLKEAEVVGQCPECGKDLLKRHGRYGEFVGCSGFPKCKFTSSLEDLEEKLAKKSED is encoded by the coding sequence ATGCATGAAGTAATCATCTGCGAAAAACCTAAATCTGCTGAAAAAATAGCTCAAGCTCTTTCATCTAGTCCTACTAAATTGAAATATGGTAAGAAAGTGAATTATTGGGAAATTGATGAAAAAGATAAGAAAATTACTATAATATCTGCAGTAGGACATTTATATAGTTTAACCCCTAAAAATCAAAAGGAAAAAGTTTATTTTGATTTGAAATGGGTTCCAGCATATGAAACACAAAAAAACTTAAATTATGTTAAAGACTATGTTTATGCGATAAAAAAACTTGGTAAAGGTGCAGATAAGTATATTCATGCTTGTGATTATGATATTGAAGGGACTTTAATCGGTTTCAATGCATTAAAATATGCATGTGGTGAAGATTCAATCAATATTACTTCTAGAATGAAATTTTCAACTTTAACTAAAAAAGACTTACTTGAAGCTTATAATAATCAGATTGAGCTAGATATTCCTCAAGTAGATGGTGGAATAGCTAGGCACATTGTTGATTTCTATTTTGGTGTTAATATTTCTAAAGCTCTGACTGGGGCTGTTAGAAAAGCAAAGTATAAATATTTACAGCTTTCTGCAGGAAGAGTTCAGACTCCAACTCTTACAATTTTGGTAGATAGGGAAAAAGAAATACAAAAATTTGTTCCAGAACCTTACTGGTTAATTAAAGCATTACTTGATAATAAATCTGAAAAAGAAGATATAGTAGCTGATCATGTTGAAGGTAAAATATTTGATAAAAAAAGAGCAGAAAATATCTTTGAAAGTTGTCAAGGTGCTGATGCAACTATTGATAAGGTAAAAATATCTGAAACTACTAGAAAACCTCCAATACCATTTAATTTAGGAGGGTTACAATCAGAAGCCCATACAGTTTTTGGATTTAGTCCAAAAAAGACTCAAACAATAGCTCAAAATCTTTACACTGAAGGATATACTTCTTATCCACGTACTTCATCTCAAAAATTACCAGAAAGTCTTGAATTTGATAAAATATTTAAACAACTATCTTCTAATGAGGCATTTAAAAAACATATTGATGAACTTAATCAAAAAACAAAACCTAATGAGGGTAAAAAAACTGATGCTGCTCACCCAGCTATCCATCCTACTGGAATAGTTCCAACTAAGTTAGATACAGATAGTGCAAAAATTTATGAACTTATTGTTTATAGATTCATTAGTGTTTTTTCAGAAGATTCAAAGTTAGAAACATTGAGATGTGATTTAAGTGTTGATCAAGAGAAATTTTTCTTTAAAAGAAAAAGAGTTTCCTATATGGGATGGTTAAGTCATTATCCTTTCCGTAAAATTGAAGAAGATATTTTTCCTCCTCTTAAAAAAGGAGAAAAAATTAAAGTAAATGAAATTTTATCAGAAGAAAAAGAAACTAAACCTCCTGCACGATACAATGAAGCTTCTCTTATAAAAGAATTAGAAAAAAGAGAGCTAGGTACAAAAGCAACTAGAGCAGATATAATAGCTAAATTATATGATAGGAAGTATATATCTGGTAAAAAGATTGAAGTAAATCAATTGGGAATGAATATCATAGATAATCTTAGAGAATACTGTAAAAATCTTACTAGTGAAGAACTTACACGAGATCTTGAAAAAGAGCTTGAAGGAATAATGGCTAATAAAGTAAGTAAAGATAAAGTTGTTGAAGATGCAAAAAAAGAAGTTTTGGATATATTAGATGATATTGACAAAAATAATCTTAAGATTGGTGAAGGACTTTATAATGCTTATCAAGAGAGTAGGATTGTGGGGAAATGTGCTTGTGGAGGAAATTTAGTAGTTAGATTTTCTCCAAAAACTAAATCTTCATTTGTAGGTTGTTCCAATTATCCTGATTGTAATACTATCTATTCACTTCCAAAAGGATCTGAAGTCTTAAGGGGTAAATGTGAAAAATGTGGTTTACCTACAATTTCATTTGGAAGAGGAAAATCAAGGCGTAAAGCTTGTTTAGATCCTAAATGTGGGGTTGATCATTCTCAACTGAAAGAAGCTGAAGTTGTAGGCCAATGCCCAGAATGTGGTAAAGATCTTCTTAAAAGACATGGTCGATATGGTGAGTTTGTAGGTTGTAGTGGATTTCCAAAATGTAAATTTACATCTTCTTTAGAAGATTTAGAAGAAAAATTAGCTAAGAAATCAGAAGATTAA
- the serB gene encoding phosphoserine phosphatase SerB, with protein sequence MIKLVVFDLDNVIIDGEAIDEIGKLVNVQDEIAEITEKAMHGDLDFETSIKERVKLLKGASVEDIKKLADEMKLMDGAEDAIKGLKDNGYEIAVISGSFDLIANPLKEKLDLDYLFTNTLEEEDGKLTGEVSGPLVEGSKADVLKEIIADNDISVDECVAVGDGANDISMIEIAKYGVAFNAKPAVKEVADIIVENNDLKEVLTVITDLDSENTENVAEESNDETVEEIEESTSESSEKDTEKSSEKEDVSEETVEVEDKDKAVDESDDGKESSKKDKTSKPKSKKSKKDALPEVDFDLAPTPEGVRKQKDEREEIIAKIAEEREEFNKIAKEQRKIRDDLNDSLKENLKLAIDLRDNRNEVNKSVEEAKKLRDDVNEELKKLEWSSGRRDRLKLENEIKKIDKIIETRVLDIKKENQLVKNANDLRKQLMEITEDEKVKEEAQDLKKISEEHHAKVVELSTQAQEFHEKMLNYFRKTDDIRTEADEAHKKFIEARKSASAKHEEFKIVLSEIHVINKELGTNKSKRRKSEKQSSTKKNREEKEKAEDIFEKFKHGKKLTTEELLLLQKHDIG encoded by the coding sequence TTGATTAAACTTGTAGTATTTGACTTAGATAATGTTATTATTGATGGTGAAGCGATAGATGAGATTGGCAAATTAGTAAACGTTCAAGATGAAATTGCAGAAATCACCGAAAAAGCTATGCACGGTGATTTAGACTTCGAAACATCTATAAAGGAAAGAGTTAAACTTTTAAAAGGAGCTTCAGTAGAAGATATTAAAAAATTAGCTGATGAAATGAAGTTAATGGATGGAGCTGAAGATGCTATCAAAGGTTTGAAAGATAATGGTTATGAAATAGCTGTTATCAGTGGTAGTTTTGATTTAATAGCAAATCCTTTAAAAGAAAAACTTGATTTAGATTATTTATTTACTAACACATTAGAAGAAGAAGATGGAAAATTAACTGGAGAAGTTAGTGGACCATTAGTTGAAGGCTCTAAAGCTGATGTTCTCAAAGAAATCATTGCAGATAATGATATTTCTGTTGATGAATGTGTAGCTGTTGGTGACGGAGCTAATGATATTTCTATGATTGAAATAGCTAAATATGGTGTTGCTTTCAATGCAAAACCTGCAGTTAAAGAAGTAGCTGATATAATTGTTGAAAATAATGATTTAAAAGAAGTTTTAACAGTTATAACAGATTTAGATTCTGAAAATACTGAAAATGTTGCTGAAGAATCTAATGATGAAACTGTAGAAGAAATTGAAGAATCTACTTCTGAATCCAGTGAAAAAGATACTGAAAAATCTTCTGAGAAAGAAGATGTCTCTGAAGAAACTGTTGAAGTTGAAGATAAAGATAAAGCTGTTGATGAATCTGATGATGGAAAAGAATCTTCTAAAAAAGATAAAACTTCTAAACCTAAATCTAAAAAGTCTAAGAAGGATGCATTGCCTGAAGTAGACTTCGACCTTGCTCCTACTCCTGAAGGAGTTAGAAAACAAAAAGATGAAAGGGAAGAAATAATAGCTAAAATTGCTGAAGAAAGAGAAGAATTTAACAAAATAGCTAAAGAACAGCGTAAAATACGTGATGATCTTAATGATAGTTTAAAAGAAAATTTGAAATTAGCTATTGATTTAAGAGATAATCGTAATGAAGTTAATAAATCCGTTGAAGAAGCTAAAAAATTACGTGATGATGTAAATGAAGAGCTTAAAAAACTTGAATGGTCTTCTGGTAGAAGAGATAGATTAAAACTCGAAAATGAAATCAAAAAAATTGATAAAATCATTGAAACTAGAGTTTTAGATATCAAAAAAGAAAATCAATTGGTTAAAAATGCTAATGATTTAAGAAAACAATTGATGGAAATTACTGAAGACGAAAAAGTTAAAGAAGAAGCTCAAGATCTTAAAAAAATTTCTGAAGAACATCATGCTAAAGTTGTTGAATTGTCTACTCAAGCACAAGAATTCCATGAAAAAATGCTTAATTACTTCAGAAAAACTGATGATATTAGAACTGAAGCTGATGAAGCACATAAAAAATTCATAGAAGCTAGAAAATCAGCATCAGCTAAGCATGAAGAGTTCAAAATTGTTTTAAGTGAAATTCACGTTATTAACAAAGAACTCGGAACTAATAAGTCTAAAAGAAGAAAATCTGAAAAACAATCTAGTACTAAGAAAAATCGTGAAGAGAAAGAAAAAGCTGAAGATATATTTGAAAAATTCAAACATGGTAAAAAACTTACTACTGAAGAGCTTTTACTTTTACAAAAGCACGATATAGGTTAA